One genomic segment of Amycolatopsis sp. Hca4 includes these proteins:
- a CDS encoding cysteine desulfurase: protein MTTTSAGSVPLDVAALRADFPILSRTVRDGKPLVYLDSGATSQRPTAVFEAEREYVFTSNAAVHRGAHQLSEEATDAYESARAKIAEFVGADPEELVFTKNATEGINLVAYSMSNAATAGPEAARFVVGPGDEIVVTEMEHHANLVPWQQLCQRTGATLKWFKVTGNGRLDLSDVDELITPRTKVVAFAHQSNVLGTVNPVSLLVEKAKAVGALTVLDACQSVPHFAVDFHALGVDFAVFSGHKMLGPSGIGVLYGRTELLEAMPPFLTGGSMIEMVRMEGSTFAPPPQRFEAGVPMTSQAIGLGAAVDYLSAIGMDRVAAHEHQLAAAAIEGIGAIPGVRIIGPTDLEDRGATVSFVIDGVHPHDAGQVLDSLGIAVRVGHHCAWPLHRACNAQATVRASFYLYNELSEVDALVAGIREAQKFFGVAQ, encoded by the coding sequence ATGACCACCACCTCGGCCGGTTCTGTGCCACTCGACGTGGCGGCCCTGAGGGCCGACTTCCCCATCCTGTCGCGCACCGTCCGTGACGGGAAACCCTTGGTGTACCTGGATTCCGGGGCGACCTCGCAACGCCCGACCGCGGTGTTCGAGGCCGAGCGCGAGTACGTGTTCACGTCGAACGCCGCCGTGCACCGCGGTGCGCACCAGCTGTCCGAAGAGGCGACGGACGCGTACGAGTCCGCGCGGGCGAAGATCGCCGAGTTCGTCGGCGCCGACCCCGAAGAGCTGGTGTTCACCAAGAACGCCACCGAGGGCATCAACCTCGTCGCGTACTCGATGAGCAACGCCGCCACCGCCGGTCCCGAGGCCGCGCGGTTCGTGGTCGGCCCGGGTGACGAGATCGTCGTCACCGAGATGGAGCACCACGCGAACCTCGTGCCGTGGCAGCAGCTGTGCCAGCGCACCGGCGCGACGCTGAAGTGGTTCAAGGTGACCGGAAACGGCCGCCTCGACCTGTCCGATGTGGACGAGCTGATCACGCCGCGCACGAAGGTGGTCGCGTTCGCGCACCAGTCCAACGTGCTCGGCACGGTCAACCCGGTCTCGCTGCTGGTCGAGAAGGCCAAGGCGGTCGGCGCGCTCACCGTGCTCGACGCCTGCCAGTCGGTGCCCCACTTCGCCGTGGACTTCCACGCGCTGGGCGTCGACTTCGCGGTGTTCTCCGGGCACAAGATGCTGGGCCCGTCGGGCATCGGCGTGCTGTACGGCCGCACCGAGCTGCTCGAGGCGATGCCGCCGTTCCTGACCGGCGGGTCGATGATCGAGATGGTCCGCATGGAGGGCTCGACCTTCGCGCCGCCGCCGCAGCGGTTCGAGGCCGGCGTGCCGATGACGTCGCAGGCCATCGGCCTCGGCGCGGCCGTCGACTACCTCTCGGCGATCGGCATGGACCGCGTCGCCGCGCACGAGCACCAGCTCGCCGCGGCGGCGATCGAGGGCATCGGCGCCATCCCCGGCGTCCGGATCATCGGGCCGACGGACCTCGAGGACCGCGGCGCGACCGTGTCGTTCGTGATCGACGGCGTGCACCCGCACGACGCCGGCCAGGTGCTCGACAGCCTCGGCATCGCCGTCCGCGTCGGCCACCACTGCGCCTGGCCGCTGCACCGGGCCTGCAACGCGCAGGCGACCGTGCGCGCGTCCTTCTACCTGTACAACGAGCTGTCCGAAGTGGACGCGCTCGTCGCGGGCATCCGGGAAGCCCAGAAGTTCTTCGGGGTGGCGCAGTGA
- the sufD gene encoding Fe-S cluster assembly protein SufD, with product MSVTENNVSEALREGAVIPAASRAERFTSYDVEAFEVPGGREENWRFTPMKRLRGLHDGSAVATGEITLETEAAPELKIESVGRDDERLGAAGVPSDRIAAQAYSSFKQATVVTVPKETKASKPSVLRIHGPGEGQVAYGHLQVRAEAFAEAVIVLDHVGSGTYADNVEFVIGDGAKVTVVSVQDWADDAVHVSEQHLKLGRDAALRHTVITLGGDLVRVSPTATFADKGGDVEMLGVYFADKGQHQEHRLFVDHAVPNCKSRVMYKGALQGEDAHTVWIGDVLIRAAAEATDTYELNRNLVLTPGARADSVPNLEIETGEIEGAGHASATGRFDDEQLFYLQSRGIAEEAARRLVVRGFFHEILVKIDVPEVRERLEAAIEAELEAVGA from the coding sequence ATGTCGGTCACTGAGAACAACGTTTCGGAAGCTCTTCGCGAGGGCGCGGTCATCCCGGCCGCGTCCCGCGCGGAGCGCTTCACCTCCTACGACGTCGAGGCCTTCGAGGTCCCGGGCGGTCGTGAGGAGAACTGGCGCTTCACGCCGATGAAGCGCCTGCGCGGCCTGCACGACGGCAGCGCCGTCGCCACCGGCGAGATCACCCTCGAAACCGAGGCCGCGCCCGAGCTGAAGATCGAGTCGGTCGGCCGGGACGACGAGCGGCTGGGCGCCGCCGGTGTCCCGAGCGACCGGATCGCCGCGCAGGCGTACTCGTCCTTCAAGCAGGCCACCGTCGTGACGGTGCCGAAGGAGACGAAGGCGTCGAAGCCGTCCGTGCTGCGGATCCACGGCCCGGGCGAGGGCCAGGTCGCCTACGGGCACCTGCAGGTCCGCGCCGAGGCGTTCGCCGAAGCTGTGATCGTGCTCGACCACGTCGGCTCCGGCACCTACGCCGACAACGTCGAGTTCGTCATCGGCGACGGCGCCAAGGTCACCGTGGTCAGCGTCCAGGACTGGGCCGACGACGCCGTGCACGTCTCCGAGCAGCACCTGAAGCTGGGCCGCGACGCCGCGCTGCGGCACACCGTGATCACCCTCGGCGGTGACCTGGTCCGCGTCTCGCCGACGGCGACGTTCGCCGACAAGGGCGGCGACGTCGAGATGCTCGGCGTCTACTTCGCCGACAAGGGCCAGCACCAGGAGCACCGCCTCTTCGTCGACCACGCGGTCCCGAACTGCAAGTCGCGCGTGATGTACAAGGGCGCGCTGCAGGGCGAGGACGCGCACACCGTGTGGATCGGCGACGTCCTGATCCGCGCGGCCGCCGAGGCCACCGACACCTACGAGCTCAACCGCAACCTGGTGCTCACGCCGGGCGCGCGCGCGGACTCGGTGCCGAACCTCGAGATCGAGACCGGCGAGATCGAAGGCGCCGGCCACGCGAGCGCGACGGGAAGGTTCGACGACGAGCAGTTGTTCTACCTGCAGTCGCGCGGGATCGCCGAAGAAGCCGCGCGGCGCCTGGTCGTGCGCGGGTTCTTCCACGAGATCCTGGTCAAGATCGACGTCCCCGAGGTGCGCGAGCGCCTCGAAGCGGCGATCGAAGCCGAACTCGAAGCCGTTGGCGCCTGA
- the mptB gene encoding polyprenol phosphomannose-dependent alpha 1,6 mannosyltransferase MptB, producing MARLETGSAHPVTLSPVRPREPLPLEPAEQRGLNVVRRFGTVGSLFLALGSLGAGAAPVINPVQEIPVLRLFTRIPTVSLAIAISGMGILVLSWLMLGRFAQPSRERLASQGQLARTTALWVLPLLVIPPLFSRDVYSYLAQSEIVHRGMDPYVLGPAQALGVADPFTAGVSNMWRETPAPYGPLVLRLGGWLAPLAGNSIAVGVLLQRLLALAGVILIVWALPRLARRFGVQPATALWLGALNPLLIFHFVAGAHNDSLAVGLMLAGLEIGIRRLPIRVKGDTPPPLARGELLYIGLGVAIITLGVAVKLPAVFALPFFAVMVARRWHGRLKDLFLAGAPMAVWFGVVLVAVCFGTGLGFGWVGATFNTPGLVRSWISPTAELANLSGVLGIALGLGNHTNALVPILGALGYLVAVGITFKFLWDSFKWRYRPIIGLGVSMGAVMILQINLQPWYVLWAVIPLAAAAGTSRFRVAAAVLSAALPFLLPPTGSTFDGRPYVLPFAYVAAIVVCGAGMLVVRRLAPVLLAKPSPRVPEPVDAVS from the coding sequence GTGGCACGGCTCGAAACCGGCAGTGCCCACCCCGTGACGCTCTCGCCCGTCCGCCCCCGCGAACCGCTCCCCCTCGAGCCCGCCGAGCAGCGCGGCCTGAACGTGGTCCGGCGCTTCGGCACGGTCGGCTCGCTGTTCCTCGCCCTCGGCTCCCTCGGCGCCGGCGCCGCCCCGGTGATCAACCCGGTGCAGGAGATCCCGGTCCTGCGGCTGTTCACCCGGATCCCGACGGTCTCGCTGGCCATCGCCATCTCCGGGATGGGCATCCTGGTGCTGAGCTGGCTGATGCTCGGCCGGTTCGCCCAGCCCAGCCGGGAGCGGCTGGCCTCGCAGGGCCAGCTCGCGCGCACCACGGCGCTGTGGGTGCTGCCCCTGCTGGTCATCCCGCCGCTGTTCTCCCGCGACGTCTACAGCTACCTCGCGCAGAGCGAGATCGTGCACCGCGGGATGGACCCGTACGTCCTCGGCCCGGCGCAGGCGCTCGGCGTCGCGGACCCGTTCACCGCGGGCGTGTCGAACATGTGGCGCGAGACGCCGGCCCCGTACGGGCCGCTGGTGCTGCGCCTGGGCGGCTGGCTGGCGCCCCTGGCGGGCAACAGCATCGCCGTCGGCGTGCTGCTGCAGCGGCTGCTCGCGCTCGCCGGCGTCATCCTCATCGTCTGGGCGCTGCCCCGGCTGGCCCGCCGCTTCGGCGTGCAGCCGGCGACGGCGCTGTGGCTCGGCGCCCTGAACCCGCTGCTGATCTTCCACTTCGTGGCCGGCGCCCACAACGACTCGCTGGCCGTCGGCCTGATGCTCGCCGGGCTGGAGATCGGCATCCGGCGGCTGCCGATCCGGGTGAAGGGCGACACCCCACCCCCGCTGGCCCGCGGGGAACTGCTCTACATCGGGCTGGGCGTCGCGATCATCACCCTGGGCGTGGCGGTGAAGCTGCCCGCGGTGTTCGCGCTGCCGTTCTTCGCGGTGATGGTGGCGCGGCGCTGGCACGGGCGGCTGAAGGACCTGTTCCTGGCGGGCGCGCCGATGGCGGTGTGGTTCGGCGTGGTGCTGGTCGCCGTCTGCTTCGGCACCGGGCTCGGCTTCGGCTGGGTCGGGGCGACGTTCAACACGCCCGGGCTGGTCCGGTCCTGGATCTCCCCCACCGCGGAGCTGGCCAACCTCTCCGGCGTCCTCGGCATCGCGCTGGGCCTGGGCAACCACACGAACGCGCTGGTCCCGATCCTCGGCGCGCTGGGCTACCTGGTCGCCGTCGGGATCACCTTCAAGTTCCTCTGGGACAGCTTCAAGTGGCGCTACCGGCCGATCATCGGGCTCGGGGTCTCCATGGGGGCGGTGATGATCCTGCAGATCAACCTGCAGCCCTGGTACGTGCTCTGGGCGGTGATCCCGCTCGCCGCCGCGGCCGGGACGTCGCGGTTCCGGGTGGCGGCGGCGGTGCTGTCGGCCGCCCTGCCGTTCCTGCTGCCGCCGACCGGCAGCACCTTCGACGGGCGCCCGTACGTGCTGCCGTTCGCCTACGTCGCGGCGATCGTCGTCTGCGGCGCGGGAATGCTGGTCGTGCGGCGGCTCGCTCCCGTGTTGCTCGCCAAGCCGTCCCCGCGGGTGCCCGAGCCGGTCGACGCCGTATCGTGA
- the sufC gene encoding Fe-S cluster assembly ATPase SufC — MATLEIKDLHASVTTEEGAKEILKGVNLTIKSGETHAIMGPNGSGKSTLSYAIAGHPKYEVTSGEVLLDGENVLEMSVDERARAGLFLAMQYPVEVPGVSMSNFLRTAATAVRGEAPKLRHWVKEVKEEMGKLEISQEFAERSVNEGFSGGEKKRHEILQLALLKPKFAILDETDSGLDVDALRIVSEGVNQYKADSEVGVMLITHYTRILRHITPDFVHVFAGGKIVESGGKELADELEENGYVKYTGKTEPAAV, encoded by the coding sequence ATGGCTACGCTGGAAATCAAGGACCTCCACGCCTCGGTCACGACCGAAGAGGGCGCCAAGGAGATCCTCAAGGGCGTCAACCTGACCATCAAGTCGGGCGAGACGCACGCGATCATGGGCCCGAACGGCTCGGGCAAGTCCACGCTGTCCTACGCCATCGCCGGCCACCCGAAGTACGAGGTCACCTCGGGCGAGGTGCTGCTCGACGGCGAGAACGTGCTCGAGATGAGCGTCGACGAGCGCGCGCGGGCCGGCCTGTTCCTGGCCATGCAGTACCCGGTCGAGGTGCCGGGCGTGTCGATGTCCAACTTCCTCCGCACCGCGGCCACCGCGGTCCGTGGCGAGGCCCCCAAGCTGCGCCACTGGGTCAAGGAGGTCAAGGAGGAGATGGGCAAGCTCGAGATCTCGCAGGAGTTCGCCGAGCGCTCGGTCAACGAGGGCTTCTCCGGCGGCGAGAAGAAGCGCCACGAGATCCTGCAGCTGGCGCTGCTCAAGCCGAAGTTCGCCATCCTCGACGAGACCGACTCCGGCCTCGACGTCGACGCGCTGCGGATCGTCTCCGAAGGCGTCAACCAGTACAAGGCCGACAGCGAGGTCGGCGTCATGCTGATCACGCACTACACCCGGATCCTGCGGCACATCACGCCGGACTTCGTGCACGTCTTCGCCGGCGGCAAGATCGTCGAGTCGGGCGGCAAGGAGCTGGCGGACGAGCTCGAGGAGAACGGGTACGTCAAGTACACCGGCAAGACCGAGCCCGCCGCGGTCTGA
- a CDS encoding metal-sulfur cluster assembly factor has translation MTEDTATDAREGRTAADLDAETTAKQDLDLAKIEDVEEAMRDVVDPELGINVVDLGLVYDIRVEPDNTATLDMTLTSAACPLTDVIEDQTNAALTSGGLVKDFRINWVWMPPWGPEKITEDGREQLRALGFTV, from the coding sequence ATGACCGAAGACACCGCCACCGACGCTCGGGAAGGCCGGACCGCCGCCGACCTCGACGCCGAGACCACCGCGAAGCAGGACCTCGACCTGGCGAAGATCGAGGACGTCGAAGAAGCCATGCGTGACGTGGTCGACCCGGAGCTCGGCATCAACGTCGTCGACCTCGGCCTGGTCTACGACATCCGCGTCGAGCCGGACAACACCGCGACCCTCGACATGACGCTGACCTCGGCGGCCTGCCCGCTGACCGACGTCATCGAGGACCAGACGAACGCCGCGCTCACCAGCGGCGGCCTGGTCAAGGACTTCCGGATCAACTGGGTCTGGATGCCGCCGTGGGGCCCGGAGAAGATCACCGAGGACGGCCGCGAGCAGCTGCGCGCCCTCGGCTTCACCGTCTGA
- a CDS encoding metalloregulator ArsR/SmtB family transcription factor, which produces MPRATHPHVPSQVSAEGKTRQEVARLLLEQGPMTAVVVAEQLGISPTAVRRHLDALLADGEAETRDAPRRGPRGRGRPAKLFLLTEPGRARFGHAYDDLAVSAIRFLAEHAGEDAVRAFAEQRIEKLVGPHRSAITAPGDPAARAEALAAALSREGYAASTRQVGAPAPGQNVGAQLCQHHCPVAHVAAEFPQLCEAETEAFAQLLGTHVQRLATIARGDSACTTHVPVTAGQPAHPEPVRTASPEGRTARIPNGGKPA; this is translated from the coding sequence ATGCCCCGCGCCACCCACCCGCACGTCCCGTCGCAGGTCAGCGCCGAGGGCAAGACCCGTCAGGAGGTCGCCCGGCTGCTGCTCGAACAGGGTCCCATGACCGCCGTCGTGGTCGCCGAGCAGCTCGGGATCAGCCCCACCGCCGTCCGGCGGCACCTCGACGCCCTTCTCGCGGACGGCGAAGCCGAGACGCGGGACGCGCCGCGCCGCGGACCCCGGGGCCGGGGTCGTCCCGCGAAGCTCTTCCTGCTGACCGAGCCCGGCCGCGCCCGCTTCGGGCACGCCTACGACGATCTGGCCGTCTCCGCGATCCGCTTCCTGGCCGAGCACGCCGGGGAGGACGCCGTCCGCGCCTTCGCCGAGCAGCGCATCGAGAAGCTCGTCGGCCCGCACCGCTCCGCGATCACCGCACCGGGTGATCCGGCGGCGCGCGCGGAGGCCCTCGCGGCCGCCCTGAGCAGGGAAGGCTACGCTGCGTCGACCCGCCAGGTCGGGGCTCCGGCCCCCGGTCAGAACGTGGGCGCGCAGCTCTGCCAGCACCACTGTCCGGTCGCCCACGTCGCCGCGGAGTTCCCGCAGCTGTGCGAGGCCGAGACGGAGGCGTTCGCGCAGCTGCTGGGCACCCACGTCCAGCGGCTGGCGACCATCGCACGCGGGGACTCCGCGTGCACCACCCACGTACCCGTCACGGCGGGTCAGCCGGCCCATCCCGAGCCGGTGAGAACGGCGTCCCCCGAGGGACGCACAGCACGGATCCCGAATGGAGGGAAACCCGCATGA
- a CDS encoding ABC transporter permease: MTFAPGTFTPAPGRGSLGRMLRTHARVEVSLTLRHGEQVLLTLLIPLALLIGLSLLDILPASSLGAVPRVDWITPRILALAVMSSAFTGQAIALGFDRRYGVLKRLSATALPRWLLVAGRLAAALVVVVLQSVIIGVVAAFLGWSPSLAGLFSAVLLLVLGTLAFGALGVLLGGALRAEAVLALANIVWFVLLLAGGILLAPSSLPSGLARVVELLPSGALAEGMRAALVDGSFAPGPMVVLAVWAVVAGAVASRTTKLT; this comes from the coding sequence ATGACATTCGCTCCCGGCACTTTCACACCGGCCCCCGGCCGCGGCTCGCTGGGCCGGATGCTGCGCACGCACGCCCGCGTCGAGGTGAGCTTGACGCTGCGCCACGGCGAGCAGGTGCTGCTGACCCTGCTGATCCCGCTGGCGCTGCTGATCGGGCTGTCCCTTTTGGACATCCTGCCGGCGTCTTCGCTGGGCGCGGTTCCCCGGGTGGACTGGATCACGCCCCGGATCCTGGCGCTGGCGGTGATGTCGTCGGCGTTCACCGGCCAGGCGATCGCGCTGGGCTTCGACCGGCGTTACGGGGTGTTGAAGCGCTTGTCGGCAACGGCGTTGCCGCGGTGGCTGCTGGTGGCGGGCCGCCTGGCGGCGGCGCTGGTGGTCGTGGTCCTGCAGTCGGTGATCATCGGCGTGGTGGCGGCGTTCCTGGGGTGGTCGCCTTCCCTCGCGGGGCTGTTCTCGGCGGTGTTGCTGCTGGTGCTGGGGACGTTGGCGTTCGGAGCGCTGGGCGTTCTGCTGGGCGGGGCGTTGCGCGCCGAGGCGGTGCTGGCCCTGGCGAACATCGTGTGGTTCGTGCTCCTGCTGGCGGGCGGCATCCTGCTGGCGCCGTCTTCGTTGCCGTCGGGGCTGGCGCGCGTGGTGGAGCTGCTGCCGTCGGGGGCGCTGGCGGAGGGGATGCGGGCGGCGTTGGTGGACGGTTCGTTCGCTCCGGGGCCGATGGTGGTCTTGGCGGTGTGGGCGGTCGTTGCGGGCGCGGTGGCCTCGCGCACGACGAAGCTCACCTGA
- a CDS encoding DUF4184 family protein, whose translation MPFTLSHPAAVLPLARGPLVPSALVAGSVAPDVFWFVPRPLPDVGLSKTHEFASALWLDPLIALLLLALFHVLLKRPLLALVPQPLAERLPRHFSRRRPGWIALSLVLGALTHVGWDAFTHESGGFAFLRIPLVTGVDVGRLIQLVSTIAGAVVLAWWLVRWYRLAPARPAPPRSRYPKATTAFLAAGVVTGVLAETLPFLAEHDPMTPAGVFGNATYLAVTGAVSGFFAALGLYALAWYMSLYAKRATRKGDPLGEEELRR comes from the coding sequence GTGCCGTTCACGCTCAGTCATCCCGCCGCCGTGCTGCCCCTGGCGAGAGGGCCGCTGGTGCCCTCGGCGCTCGTCGCCGGGTCGGTCGCGCCGGACGTCTTCTGGTTCGTCCCGCGGCCGCTGCCCGACGTCGGCCTGAGCAAGACCCACGAATTCGCCTCGGCGCTCTGGCTCGACCCGCTCATCGCCTTGCTCCTGCTGGCCCTGTTCCACGTCCTGCTCAAGCGGCCGCTGCTGGCGCTGGTCCCGCAACCGCTCGCCGAACGGCTCCCCCGCCACTTCAGCCGGCGGCGGCCCGGCTGGATCGCGCTGTCGCTCGTGCTCGGCGCCCTCACGCACGTCGGCTGGGACGCCTTCACGCACGAGAGCGGCGGGTTCGCCTTCCTGCGGATCCCGCTCGTCACCGGCGTCGACGTCGGACGCCTGATCCAGCTGGTCAGCACGATCGCCGGGGCGGTGGTCCTGGCCTGGTGGCTGGTCCGCTGGTACCGCCTCGCCCCGGCCCGGCCCGCACCACCGCGCAGCCGGTACCCCAAGGCCACCACGGCTTTCCTCGCCGCCGGCGTCGTGACCGGCGTGCTCGCCGAAACGCTGCCGTTCCTGGCCGAGCACGACCCGATGACCCCCGCCGGCGTCTTCGGCAACGCCACCTACCTCGCCGTCACCGGTGCCGTCAGCGGGTTCTTCGCCGCGCTCGGGCTTTACGCCCTCGCCTGGTATATGTCGTTATACGCAAAACGGGCCACCCGGAAGGGTGACCCGCTCGGCGAAGAAGAACTCAGACGGTGA
- the sufB gene encoding Fe-S cluster assembly protein SufB produces MTAAAEQRTPTTAPLSQEETIESLGKYAFGWADSDEAGASARRGLNEDVVTDISSKKSEPEWMREARLKALKLFEKKPMPNWGADLSGIDFENIKYFVRSTEKQATSWEELPEDIKNTYDKLGIPEAEKQRLVAGVAAQYESEVVYHQIREDLEEQGVLFLDTDSALKEHPELFQEYFGSVIPAGDNKFSALNTAVWSGGSFIYVPKGVHVEIPLQAYFRINTENMGQFERTLIIVDEGAYVHYVEGCTAPIYQSDSLHSAVVEIIVKKGARCRYTTIQNWSNNVYNLVTKRAKCEEGATMEWIDGNIGSKVTMKYPSVFLMGEHAKGEVLSVAFAGEGQHQDAGAKMEHLAPHTSSTIVSKSVARGGGRTSYRGLVRVAKRAHHSRSSVVCDALLVDTISRSDTYPYVDIRNDEVSMGHEATVSKVSEDQLFYLMSRGLDEAEAMAMIVRGFVEPIARELPMEYALELNRLIELQMEGSVG; encoded by the coding sequence ATGACTGCCGCTGCCGAGCAGCGCACTCCCACCACCGCGCCACTGAGCCAGGAAGAGACCATCGAGTCCCTTGGCAAGTACGCGTTCGGCTGGGCCGACTCCGACGAGGCGGGCGCCAGCGCCCGTCGCGGGCTGAACGAGGACGTCGTCACCGACATCTCCTCGAAGAAGTCCGAGCCGGAGTGGATGCGCGAAGCGCGACTGAAGGCGCTCAAGCTCTTCGAGAAGAAGCCCATGCCCAACTGGGGGGCCGACCTCTCCGGGATCGACTTCGAGAACATCAAGTACTTCGTGCGGTCCACGGAGAAGCAGGCCACCTCCTGGGAGGAACTGCCCGAGGACATCAAGAACACCTACGACAAGCTCGGCATCCCCGAGGCGGAGAAGCAGCGCCTCGTCGCCGGTGTCGCCGCGCAGTACGAGTCCGAGGTCGTCTACCACCAGATCCGCGAGGACCTGGAGGAGCAGGGCGTCCTGTTCCTGGACACCGACTCCGCGCTCAAGGAGCACCCGGAGCTGTTCCAGGAGTACTTCGGCTCGGTCATCCCGGCCGGTGACAACAAGTTCTCCGCGCTGAACACGGCGGTGTGGTCCGGCGGCTCGTTCATCTACGTGCCGAAGGGCGTGCACGTCGAGATCCCGCTGCAGGCCTACTTCCGGATCAACACCGAGAACATGGGCCAGTTCGAGCGCACCCTGATCATCGTCGACGAAGGTGCGTACGTGCACTACGTCGAGGGCTGCACGGCGCCGATCTACCAGTCCGACTCGCTGCACTCGGCGGTCGTGGAGATCATCGTCAAGAAGGGCGCCCGCTGCCGCTACACGACCATCCAGAACTGGTCGAACAACGTCTACAACCTGGTCACCAAGCGCGCCAAGTGCGAAGAGGGCGCGACCATGGAATGGATCGACGGCAACATCGGTTCCAAGGTGACGATGAAGTACCCGTCGGTGTTCCTCATGGGCGAGCACGCCAAGGGCGAGGTCCTGTCGGTCGCGTTCGCGGGCGAGGGCCAGCACCAGGACGCGGGCGCCAAGATGGAGCACCTCGCGCCGCACACGTCCTCGACCATCGTGTCGAAGTCGGTGGCGCGCGGCGGCGGCCGCACCTCCTACCGCGGCCTGGTCCGCGTGGCCAAGCGGGCGCACCACTCGCGCTCCAGCGTGGTCTGCGACGCGCTGCTGGTGGACACGATCTCGCGTTCGGACACGTACCCGTACGTGGACATCCGCAACGACGAGGTGTCCATGGGCCACGAGGCCACGGTGTCCAAGGTCAGCGAGGACCAGCTGTTCTACCTGATGTCGCGCGGCCTCGACGAGGCCGAGGCGATGGCGATGATCGTGCGCGGCTTCGTCGAGCCGATCGCCCGTGAGCTGCCGATGGAGTACGCGCTCGAGCTGAACCGCCTGATCGAGCTCCAGATGGAAGGGTCCGTCGGCTAG
- a CDS encoding ABC transporter ATP-binding protein, giving the protein MSVPAVEISGLVKSYGSTRAVDGLDLRMERGSLLALLGPNGAGKTTTVEVCEGFSKPDAGSVRVLGLDPVRESAALRPRVGIMPQGGGAYPGVRADEMLGLVASCAATPLDPAWLLDVLGLAPVRRTPFKRLSGGQQQRLSLACALVGRPELVFLDEPTAGMDPQARRLVWDLLSALRRDGVSVLLTTHLMEEAEALADTVVIVDHGKVVVSGAPQTLTVDETGNAGLRFKARTRLDTALLAAALPEGYAVRESAPGTYVVVGSVDPQVVSTVTAWCAQQGVLPEELQVGKRTLEEVFLELTGRELRA; this is encoded by the coding sequence GTGAGTGTCCCTGCCGTCGAGATCAGCGGGCTGGTCAAAAGCTACGGCTCCACCCGCGCGGTCGACGGCCTCGACCTGCGGATGGAGCGCGGCAGCCTGCTCGCCCTGCTCGGCCCGAACGGGGCCGGCAAGACCACCACCGTCGAGGTCTGCGAAGGGTTCTCGAAACCTGACGCGGGCTCGGTGCGCGTGCTCGGCCTCGACCCGGTCCGCGAGTCCGCGGCGCTGCGCCCCCGCGTCGGCATCATGCCCCAGGGCGGCGGCGCGTACCCGGGTGTCCGCGCCGACGAGATGCTGGGCCTGGTGGCCTCCTGCGCGGCGACCCCGCTCGACCCGGCGTGGCTGCTGGACGTCCTCGGGCTGGCCCCGGTCCGCCGCACCCCGTTCAAGCGCCTCTCCGGCGGCCAGCAGCAGCGGCTGTCGCTGGCGTGCGCCCTGGTCGGGCGGCCCGAGCTGGTGTTCCTCGACGAGCCGACCGCGGGCATGGACCCCCAGGCCCGGCGCCTGGTGTGGGACCTGCTGTCGGCGTTGCGCCGCGACGGCGTCTCGGTGCTGCTGACCACGCACTTGATGGAGGAGGCCGAGGCACTGGCCGACACGGTGGTGATCGTCGACCACGGCAAGGTGGTGGTGTCGGGCGCGCCGCAGACGTTGACGGTGGACGAGACGGGCAACGCGGGCCTGCGCTTCAAGGCCAGAACCCGGCTCGACACGGCTTTGCTGGCGGCGGCGCTGCCGGAGGGTTACGCGGTGCGCGAGTCGGCGCCGGGGACGTACGTGGTGGTGGGCTCGGTCGACCCCCAGGTGGTGTCGACGGTGACGGCGTGGTGCGCGCAGCAGGGCGTGCTGCCGGAGGAGCTGCAGGTGGGCAAGCGGACGCTGGAAGAGGTCTTCCTGGAGCTGACCGGACGGGAGCTGCGGGCATGA
- the sufU gene encoding Fe-S cluster assembly sulfur transfer protein SufU, with translation MNLESMYQEIILDHYKNPHGRGLRDPFDAESFQVNPTCGDEVTLRVKLDDGKVADVSYEGQGCSISQASTSVLTDLVVGHTIDEAFATMDAFVELMQGKGKVEPDEDVLEDGVAFAGVAKYPARVKCALLGWMAFKDAVARTTSGAEKA, from the coding sequence GTGAACCTGGAGAGCATGTACCAGGAGATCATCCTGGACCACTACAAGAACCCGCACGGGCGCGGCCTCCGGGACCCGTTCGACGCCGAGTCGTTCCAGGTCAACCCGACCTGCGGCGACGAGGTGACGCTGCGGGTCAAGCTCGACGACGGAAAGGTCGCCGACGTCTCCTACGAGGGCCAGGGCTGCTCGATCAGCCAGGCTTCGACGTCGGTCTTGACGGATCTCGTCGTCGGCCACACGATCGACGAGGCGTTCGCCACCATGGACGCCTTCGTGGAACTGATGCAGGGCAAGGGAAAGGTCGAGCCGGACGAGGACGTGCTGGAGGACGGGGTCGCCTTCGCGGGCGTCGCCAAGTACCCGGCCCGCGTGAAGTGCGCCCTCCTCGGCTGGATGGCTTTCAAGGACGCCGTCGCCCGGACGACCAGTGGAGCTGAAAAGGCATGA